The genomic region CCTTACTAGCAGCCTGCACAACATCAACGATAATGTCTGCCGCATCAACTTCACCATGAAACTTTTGGGTTGTAACTTGAATTACGTTGGCTTCATCACCTGAATGTTCATCACGCAGATGCGTTTCTAGTTGAGTCATAGGGAGTGTAAGGCACTAGTAGTGAATTGAGGAACAAACTGTCGGATTTGCGATCGCTGCTCAGAGATAACTTCTCAGAGCATCACCTGCGATCTTAGGTAGAGGCAGCACAGGTGGCTGTCAAGAAAATTCTGCACTCTGTGCCACTCACCATCATTCTGGTTATTACCCTAACCTAAGTTCAGCCAAATGTCCTACCTGAATCTGACTATCACTGTATCTGGTTGCTGTGATTCCCACAAGCGTAATAACGGTAGTAGGAATCACGTGGTGGTTCGTAGTTCATGGTACCCACTAATGGTAGGCTGGACATATCTAGGTGGAAATTAATACTTGTATATTGACAAGCCAGTAATTTTATTGTCTCCAACATCAGGGAAACGTAATTGTTATAAGCTACATGTAGTGATAATGCGGAAATTATTTTCAGTGTAATTTATTGCTCAGTAAATTGCTTCGGCTGGCATCGTGTGAACACCTGTTTTGGGTGGCTCTATGACTTCAATCTAGGTATTAACCAGTAGATTACCAACATCAAAAATTCTGGCTATCCGGCAATGTCTTTAAAGATTCTTACTACTCGGCAATGTTTTTGCCGGGTTCGTTCGTTAGGATGCTGATAATCTCCTAGGAACGGGTCAATGTCACGTCATTTAGAACGATTGTTGCAACTAGATACTCTGCTCAGACAGGGGCAGCGCTCGACGGCTGCTGGTCTTGCAGCCGCGCTGGAGGTGAGTGAGCGCACTGTGCGGAATGACTTAAGCTTTTTGCGCGATCGTCTGAATGCACCACTAGCCTGCAACCGTCGTCGCGGGTATCACTATACTGACTCGAATTGGCGGCTGCCTAGCATTGCCCTCAGCAAGGGGGAACTGTTTGCCCTAACCCTGGGGGCACGGATGCTAGAAGCCTATGCTGGTTCAGCCTATGCTTCAGATTTGCGATCGGCTGTCTCTCGCTTGGCAGAACGGCTACCAGAGGAAACTTGGGTAGACCTGCAACAACTGGCTGACGAGCGCATTTTGTTTCGATCGGGAGCAGAAATCGACTTGGATCCAGAAATATGGCACGGGCTGGAAGATGCCTGTCGTACCCAAAAGACCGTGCATATCACCTATTACACTGCCAGCCGTGATGCCGTGTCTGATCGCAAACTCGACCCCTATTTGCTGCACATTTACCGAGGCACCAATCCCTATGTCATCGGCTATTGCCATCAACGGCAAGAGATTCGCTGGTTCCGGGTCGATCGCATACGGCAGTTGACCGTGTTGCCAGACACGTTTGTGCCCGATCCCACCTTTGATGCCAAAGACCATCTAGAGATGATTTTTCAGTTTGAAGCTGGAGGTGTGCCTGTGCCCGTTGCCATCTGGTTTGATCCGCCTACGGCTCCATTCATTCGGGAACGGCGTTGGCACGCTACCCAAGAGTTACAGGAACATGCCGATGGGTCAGTAACCCTACGCATGATCGTGCGGGGATTAAATGATGTGAAACGTTGGGTGTTGGGCTACGGTAAGGGAGCGATCGTCAAAGCACCACCAGAATTGATAGATCTAATGAAGCAGGAGGTAGCAATTATGAACTATCACTATGGAAAAATTCAACCATAATCATCATTTTTACGGTTGAATCAACCGATTAACAGTCAGCATTATCAAATTTATACATTGTTAATTTCTGTCGCATGTGTTAGTTAAAACAATTCAAATGAATTATCCTAGTGCCAATCTTAGGTAGGGTTTCTATGATGCACGCATTACCACGACTCACGGTATTTGAGGAATTTTTGGCTTGGTATCCAGTGAAAAGCAACTTCTAACCTTACCCAAGGGCGTTCAGTACGACTAGTGGTGGAGGTGGTGAGTACAAACTAGCACGATGACTACACCAGAAAACTAGAGGATTACGAGGCAATGGGAATTCCAGAATATTGGATTGTTGATTACGCAGCCTTGGGGGGATGGCGATTTATTGGTACGCCTAGGCAACCCATGATCGGTATCTATTCATGGATGGACGGGTTGTACCAAGTTCAGCAGTTTCGGATGGGGGAGCAGGTGCAATCCAGGGTGTTCCCTGATTTGGTGGTGATGGCTGAGCAGTTGTTGCAGGTGGAAGGCTAGTGGAGAATCAGCGCATTACCCATGCACATATTCAATGGCGTGATACCGCAAGGGTTGTTATAGGAAGTTGTCATGATTAAAAGTTGCCCTCACCCTGAATCCCTCTCCCAATTTTGGGAGAGGGACTTTGAACCAGACTCTCAAAGCTGGAAGAGGGACATTGGATTAGCTCGATTCCCTTTCTCCCAATTATGGAAGAAGAGCAAGCGTCAGGCTCTGAACCCAATAGGTATGGTTAACAAGTCAAGGCAAAATTAAGGAGAGAAGCAGCATGGAATTTCTAGAGGTTCAATTTTCATTACGTGGTAGAACGCTCCCGGCTGATCATGGCTATTCGCTGTATTCAGCGATTAAGCAAACCCTGAAGGAACTGGAACAAGGTCAAGTTAATGACGCAGGGGTGATTCCACCAGAGGTTCTTATCTCCAGTATTCCTGGTATTCCTGATCGAGATGGCATGATTTACCTCAATCGATATTCTCGATTACGGTTGCGGTGCCCTTCGGATCAAGCAAAACGGTGGTACCGCTTACAAAATCAGGTACTTGATATCCAGGGACATTTAATCCGCCTGATTCAACCACGGTTGATGCTGCCCCAACCGGGTGAATTGCTAAAGGCTAGGCTAGTGACTTTCAAACTCACGGACATTAACCATAATGATGTACCGCGCTATTTTCTAGAATCCTGCAAAAGGGCACTAGATAGTCTAGAGATTCAGGGTAATCCATTTATTGACAGCAATGAACAGGGAGACTTAGCCCGCCGTACCATTACTATCAAACAGAAAAAGGTGCTGGGTTATGGCATCGGTGTAGACGGATTAAGTGCTGCGGACTCTATCAAGCTTCAGTGCTTGGGATTGGGAGGACGCAAACATTTTGGCTGTGGCTGGTTCTATGCGCCTAGAGATCAGGAGGTAGCGTAATGGTACCACCGTTACCTGAACCCCACTCTGATCGCTTGCTGGCCAAATCCTACAAGGGCAATTGGAAAGGATCTTACAGCTTGGTGGGGCATACGGCTGATGTAGTGAATGCGGTGACTACTCTAGTGGAGATTCTGGGAAATCGCTTAGTAGAGCAGTTTAGCCTAGACTGTAGCTTGGATACCCTGAAATCAACGGTTCGATTGGCAGCCTATCTGCATGATTGGGGTAAAGCTAATCATCACTTTCAGGAGATGGTGCGGGGCAAGCGTAACCCCTGTTATCAGATGGTGCGACATGAAGCATTATCGACTTTGCTGGCATTGGAATTCCGGCCTTGGCTAGAACACGATCGGAACCTCTTTTTTACTGCTGTGGCAGCGGCAGGTGGGCATCATCTGAAGTTAGGGGGTAAAGCCGGTCAGGCCACGGCTGATTTCTTTGAAGATCGAGCTACTGGGGACGATCGTATCTATCTCTACCTCAAACCTGCCTACTTTAAGGATCTCTTAGTTTATGGGGTCAAGCAACTAGGGTTACCCAGTCACCTCCCAGAGAGTTTGAGAAACCCTCCTGAATGCTGGGGCATTACTGAAATTAAAGCACGCCGATGTCAGGCTGAGATGACTTTTAGGGATGAATGGCAGCCTAACCATAACAACTTGGTGGCGGTTGTAAAGTCGTTGCTGATTGCTGGAGATGCCATTGGCTCTGCTTCTCCCCAGGTTGAGCTTGATGTCCATCAATGGATGCGATCGGAACTTAGCCAAACGCTCACAGAAGAGGACTTGCAGACAGTGATTGATGCAAAACGAGAGGGCAAGCCCCTGTATCCGTTTCAAGAGGCCCTTTATGAGCAATCAGCACGAGTGACAATGGCACGAGCTGGCTGTGGCACGGGCAAGACGTTGGGTGCTTACAACTGGGCACGCAAACATGCGATCGGACGCAAACTGTTTTTCTGTTACCCTACGACGGGCACTAGCAATGAGGGCTTTTTAGACTATGCCCGCGATACGGTGGAATCTGTCTTACTCCATTCCCGCGCCGATGTGGACTTGGAACTAGCTCAGACGGGGGAAGAAGCTGATAATGGCGGTGAGATGATCCCGGATGATGAGGGCAAGTTGATTCAATCCTTTGAAGATGAGACAGCGAAAAAGCTGGATTCCTTCAAGGCTTGGGGGCCAAAGGTCAGCATTTGTACGGTAGATACAGTGCTGGGGTTACTCCAGTGCAACCGCCGTCCGCTGTACTGTTTTCCAGCGATCGCCAACGCTGCCTTCGTCTTTGATGAGGTTCACTGCTATGACGATGCCCTGTTTGGGGCATTACTACGCTTCCTTAAGGTAGTGAGGGCACCTATCTTGCTGATGTCTGCCTCTTTTCTTCCTTGGCAACGCGATGCTATCCAAGCTGCTGTTGGCGATCAGGAAGCAGTACCTGTTATTTCGGGTGATCCCAACCTAGAAACCTGCCCTCGCTATCATTTCCATGAAAAAACTGAACCCGATTGGGATCGTGTTCAGGACGAGTTGACTAGGGTTTACACCTTGCCTGATGGTCAACAGATATGTGGCAAGGTGCTGTGGGTGTGTAATCAGGTCAATACAGCAATTTCTGTCTACGAGGAGGCCAAGCGCCGTGGAATAAGGGCATTACTCTATCACAGCCGCTATCGTTACCAAGATCGACGAGATCATCATCAGACTGTTGTCGGTGGATTTAAGCAAAACCAACCGATGTTGGCAGTAGCAACCCAAGTGGCAGAGATGTCTCTAGATCTATCGGCTACGTTACTCGTTACTCAAGTTGCGGATCCTGCAGGTTTGATTCAACGGTTGGGCCGCTTGAACCGTAAATACTGTGGTCATGCCTTAGATGCCATTTTCTATCCAGAGGATCCAAAAATGGTGGGCTATCCCTATAGTGCGGATGAGTTGGAGGCTGGGCTGGCCATGGTGCGATCGTTCAAAGAGGAAGTCAATCAAGCTCAGCTAGCAACATGGCTAGAAGGGTTGAGTATGAAAGGTCGACCCAAGGATCAGTTCGTCTGGCTGGATGGGCGTTGGCGCACCTACTCAGCCGCATTGCGAGAGGCGGGTTATACGGTGACAGCATTACTGGAGCAGGATCTACCTGAGCTAGCTACAAAACAGGCTAGGGACTTGCCTCGCTACGCAGTGCCACTGCCCGCAAGAAATATTAAAGGCTGGCAACGGCATAAGAAGGGATACTTGATTGCTCCGGCTAAGCAGTGGGGCTATTCAGCAGAGTTAGGGGCGTATGAAAAGGAGGCGGTATGATGAGTAGATATGAACCGCTGATGCCAGTAGGCGTTGGGCACAGGTATGCTCCACTTTGGAAAGCAGAGTCTAAGTTATGTTTTCCACCCTCTGATGCCATAAGGCGATTTTCAGTCTTCAAAGTGAAGTTTACCTCATTTCAAGATAATGTGCTGCTATCTAGGAACAACAATCACTGTTTTCCTGGAGTGCTTGTATGGGCAACTCTCAAGATTTGCCGGAAATCGGCGACGAACTCTTGGCGCTTGGCCAAGCTGCTTACCGGTTTGAGCAAGGTTGCCCAGATTGCCAGTCTAAGCTGGCAGAGTTTTGGCAGCGCCTGGACTGGCTTGAAAATCAGTTCCAAAAATTGCTTCAAGTTATTGAGTATAGAGATTACTTGCTCTGCCGAATCACTCGATTTCGCGACTTTGGCGAACCACTGGATGACCTTTAGCCCTCACCCTAAATCCCTCTCCCAATTTTGGGAGAGGGACTTTAGAACCCCACCTCTCTCAGATCTGGAGAAGGGACTTCATACTCCCTCCTTCCGTAGGTTTGAAATAGAGACTCCAAGTCATATACTCCCTCCTCTCCCAGATTTGGGAGAGGAGGGCTGGGGAGGTGAGGGCAAAAGAGTTGCACACCGTATGATGGATTCAAAAGTATGGAGGTAGTTCTTTGTCACAGTTTACGTTGTCGATATTTGATCCCAACACACTGTTGCCAGAGCAGGCTGGTGTGGCTGGCCTAGCTCAGGCGTTAGATGTGATACCCAGGGAGAATGCGCCTCTCACTTGGGAGGTGACAGATGATGCAGTTCAGTTGGCTTGGGACTGCACCGATCGTGAAGCCGTTACTTGGCTGGTGAGCCAAACTTATCAAATTACTGAAGACGGCTACTTAAATGTTCCGGCTTTAAATCTAGATGAGCAGGGGAATTATGCGTTCACGCAGGGCGTTTTGTCTACATTTTTGCAGCATAGTCGTCAACGCAAGTTAGGTGCGCCAGTGTCCAAGAGTTTCACAATCGACGAAGGGCAGCCTGAAGTGAGGGTGGATTTCCGTCCAGTATTAAATTGTTACTACACGGGCGACTTAAAGGATGCATTTACCAGTAAGGGTGTTTTCGAAGACACGATTACGCTTAAGGGGCATCATATTCCTGGGGCGGTCGAGTGCTTTGTCAATGGGGCTTACCAAGTATCGCCGACTAGTTTTCTAGCACTATTATTTTTGCCTCTAGCCTGTAGTTACTATAGGCTTCCTGATGGACGATCGGCACTAGTTATCCCAGAGGTTCAGAATCTCAAGCAGTGGGTGATTCGCCGACGTGAGTTCTCAGCCCGTACCTACCGGGACTTTCGCAGGAGTGGGGCAGGGGACTCGGCATTACATTTTCTGCTCCAGGAAAAGACGATCGAACATGCTAATCAATTCCGTAGTCGGTATTGCGAGGTTTATCAACTGGGGAAGCAGACCTGGGATGCCAACCAATCTTTCTTGAAGCAGGCGGTTCATCGAGTTCAAGCAACAGATGAAGTTCTGGATCTATACAGCATTGCAACTCACTTGTTTCCTGCTCAGGTTAAGCAAAAAGATGATCGTGAGTATTGGCTGGCGGTGTCTAAAACGTTGCCTTGGATTTGTGACAACTTGATTGCAGGTCGGCGTTGGTATGAAGGATTTTTTGAGTTTCGCAAGCAACATGGAGTCTACGAACGAAAAGGATTGGTGAAAATGACTGAATATCTCAATGCTGAAGAACAGGTTTTATTTGATGTAGTGCAAGGTGCTTTTAGTAAGTACCTTAGTGGGCAAATTAAGCAAGCAAAAAAGCAAGGTCGCTCCTTAGATTATGGACAAGTGACAGATAAAGTTATTTATCGAATGCAGCGTCCTAGTACCCAGCAGGAGTTTGCCACAGCGTTAGTCGATTTTCTCAGCCAATTTAGAAGTAAAGCGGCGCGAGCAACAGGGCCTCAAATTTATCAATGGATTCATCGAGAGGCAAATTGGCGACAAGCCAGAGACTTAGTGTTGTTGGCGATCGCTACCTACACCAGTAAGAAGGGAGATGCCCTAGACGGCCAGGATGTTCCGATCGAATCTTCTGATGATGCCGATGCAGACAGCTACAGTAGTGACCTACTAGCTTCATAAATAGACTCACCTTATAAACATTGCTACAAGTTGAGTTAAACATGCCCAAGAAAACATTCAATCGGATTCGCGGTAGTACACCAGCCATCGAAGCAGCAGCCCGACAGCTTAGGAAGCAGTCAACTCCAGCAGAAGAGCGGCTGTGGCAAGCATTGAGGAGCCGAAAATTACATGGATTGCGGTTTCGTCGTCAGCATCCCGTAGGGCGATTCATCCTTGATTTTTTCTGCCCAGATTACAAGTTAGCGATCGAGCTAGATGGTAGTGTGCATGATGAACAAGTGAATTACGACGCAGCCCGATCGCAAGAGTTGCAGACCTACGGTTATCATGTGATTCGCTTTGCTAACCAGCAAGTTCTAACTGATCTGGATACTGTTCTTGAAGTCATTTACCAAACAACCTTAGATCTTGCAACAGAACACCAAGGGGAAAAAGTAAACTCTCGCCCTCACCCCCCTCAGTCCCCCTCTCCCAACCTGGCAAGAGGGGGGAAGGTAGACAGACTATCTGAACTCCTAGAGTAACTATCTAGCTCATTTCCCCTTCTCCCAGAATTGGAAGCAGGAGTTTATCTCTCAAATCCAGTTCATGTCCCCTTCTCCCAGAATTGGGAGAAGGGGTTAGGGGATGAGGGCCAACTCTCTCCAATCCAAACCAATCACCATATATAAGGAGTAAAAACCATGTCTATTCACTTATTTGCTACCATCGTTACCCCCACTGCGATCGCTGCCAACAACCGAGGTGAGGGCGACGGCAGCACCCTATCTACCCTGCAGAAAATCACCTTCCGCAACGAACAGTACACCACCGTCAGTGCCGAAGCTATTCGCTGGGCCTATCGAGAGTACTTCCAGAACCACTATGCAGAAAAAGTGAATCGCACATTTGACCCCGATACTGACAAATACACTCTAAAGGGAGAACAGAATAACAATGGTTCAACCTTTAACCCTAAAGACTATATCGACGATGATTTGTTTGGTTATATGGATGCCAAAAAGGGTAAAGACAACGAGGATGCCACTGTTAAGCGGCGGGGTGCAGTCGAAGTCAGCCGTGCCATTAGCCTTGATCCCTACTGGGGTGATATTGCTTTTGGGTCTACTGGGGGTGAAAAAGGCAAAACCTCCATCCACCAAACTGAAGTTCACAACACTGCCTACCAGTACACCTTGGCACTCACTCCTGCAACCTTGAAGCAGCCAGAACGTGCTAACATGTTACTGGAAGCTATTCCCGCCATTCGCCATGTGGGCGGTAATCACTCCCGCTTCCTGTATGAGTTTCGTCCAGAATCCATTGTTTTTCGCATTACCAATGACCCTAGCCCTTGGATCATGAACTGTTTTGAACGGGTAGGTGAGTCTGTAGGTTGTTTTGAACTGATTCGCCTAGTCAGAGCTGGAGATATTGATCCCGCGGAATTGATCGTGGGCGGCA from Cyanobacteriota bacterium harbors:
- the cas3 gene encoding CRISPR-associated helicase Cas3', coding for MVPPLPEPHSDRLLAKSYKGNWKGSYSLVGHTADVVNAVTTLVEILGNRLVEQFSLDCSLDTLKSTVRLAAYLHDWGKANHHFQEMVRGKRNPCYQMVRHEALSTLLALEFRPWLEHDRNLFFTAVAAAGGHHLKLGGKAGQATADFFEDRATGDDRIYLYLKPAYFKDLLVYGVKQLGLPSHLPESLRNPPECWGITEIKARRCQAEMTFRDEWQPNHNNLVAVVKSLLIAGDAIGSASPQVELDVHQWMRSELSQTLTEEDLQTVIDAKREGKPLYPFQEALYEQSARVTMARAGCGTGKTLGAYNWARKHAIGRKLFFCYPTTGTSNEGFLDYARDTVESVLLHSRADVDLELAQTGEEADNGGEMIPDDEGKLIQSFEDETAKKLDSFKAWGPKVSICTVDTVLGLLQCNRRPLYCFPAIANAAFVFDEVHCYDDALFGALLRFLKVVRAPILLMSASFLPWQRDAIQAAVGDQEAVPVISGDPNLETCPRYHFHEKTEPDWDRVQDELTRVYTLPDGQQICGKVLWVCNQVNTAISVYEEAKRRGIRALLYHSRYRYQDRRDHHQTVVGGFKQNQPMLAVATQVAEMSLDLSATLLVTQVADPAGLIQRLGRLNRKYCGHALDAIFYPEDPKMVGYPYSADELEAGLAMVRSFKEEVNQAQLATWLEGLSMKGRPKDQFVWLDGRWRTYSAALREAGYTVTALLEQDLPELATKQARDLPRYAVPLPARNIKGWQRHKKGYLIAPAKQWGYSAELGAYEKEAV
- the cas7i gene encoding type I-B CRISPR-associated protein Cas7/Cst2/DevR; amino-acid sequence: MSIHLFATIVTPTAIAANNRGEGDGSTLSTLQKITFRNEQYTTVSAEAIRWAYREYFQNHYAEKVNRTFDPDTDKYTLKGEQNNNGSTFNPKDYIDDDLFGYMDAKKGKDNEDATVKRRGAVEVSRAISLDPYWGDIAFGSTGGEKGKTSIHQTEVHNTAYQYTLALTPATLKQPERANMLLEAIPAIRHVGGNHSRFLYEFRPESIVFRITNDPSPWIMNCFERVGESVGCFELIRLVRAGDIDPAELIVGGKIATVAHGKTLRELGVTVYEGIREARDKAKEKLAASLKELETQPSS
- a CDS encoding transcriptional regulator, which produces MSRHLERLLQLDTLLRQGQRSTAAGLAAALEVSERTVRNDLSFLRDRLNAPLACNRRRGYHYTDSNWRLPSIALSKGELFALTLGARMLEAYAGSAYASDLRSAVSRLAERLPEETWVDLQQLADERILFRSGAEIDLDPEIWHGLEDACRTQKTVHITYYTASRDAVSDRKLDPYLLHIYRGTNPYVIGYCHQRQEIRWFRVDRIRQLTVLPDTFVPDPTFDAKDHLEMIFQFEAGGVPVPVAIWFDPPTAPFIRERRWHATQELQEHADGSVTLRMIVRGLNDVKRWVLGYGKGAIVKAPPELIDLMKQEVAIMNYHYGKIQP
- the cas8a1 gene encoding type I-MYXAN CRISPR-associated Cas8a1/Cmx1 codes for the protein MSQFTLSIFDPNTLLPEQAGVAGLAQALDVIPRENAPLTWEVTDDAVQLAWDCTDREAVTWLVSQTYQITEDGYLNVPALNLDEQGNYAFTQGVLSTFLQHSRQRKLGAPVSKSFTIDEGQPEVRVDFRPVLNCYYTGDLKDAFTSKGVFEDTITLKGHHIPGAVECFVNGAYQVSPTSFLALLFLPLACSYYRLPDGRSALVIPEVQNLKQWVIRRREFSARTYRDFRRSGAGDSALHFLLQEKTIEHANQFRSRYCEVYQLGKQTWDANQSFLKQAVHRVQATDEVLDLYSIATHLFPAQVKQKDDREYWLAVSKTLPWICDNLIAGRRWYEGFFEFRKQHGVYERKGLVKMTEYLNAEEQVLFDVVQGAFSKYLSGQIKQAKKQGRSLDYGQVTDKVIYRMQRPSTQQEFATALVDFLSQFRSKAARATGPQIYQWIHREANWRQARDLVLLAIATYTSKKGDALDGQDVPIESSDDADADSYSSDLLAS
- the cas6 gene encoding type I-MYXAN CRISPR-associated protein Cas6/Cmx6 is translated as MEFLEVQFSLRGRTLPADHGYSLYSAIKQTLKELEQGQVNDAGVIPPEVLISSIPGIPDRDGMIYLNRYSRLRLRCPSDQAKRWYRLQNQVLDIQGHLIRLIQPRLMLPQPGELLKARLVTFKLTDINHNDVPRYFLESCKRALDSLEIQGNPFIDSNEQGDLARRTITIKQKKVLGYGIGVDGLSAADSIKLQCLGLGGRKHFGCGWFYAPRDQEVA